The following is a genomic window from Chlorocebus sabaeus isolate Y175 chromosome 24, mChlSab1.0.hap1, whole genome shotgun sequence.
CACACCCGGCTGCTGCTCTCTGACGTCCGTGATGTGGCTCATGCTGAATCCCGTATCCTGCACTCCATTCTTAGCAATAGAGCGAGCTCTGCACTCATCTGAGGCGGAGCCATTGCTAGGAGTCATGCGGGTTTCCTGAGGGGCAACTTTGACTTGCGCAAAACTCAGTGATAATCTGGACTTTCTTTGCACAGCACATAAATGTAAGAAGGTTCCAACcaatcctccctccctctctccttcactcAGGGACAGGCTTCCATCACATGCCATCGGCTTTCCCAGGCTCGTTTACCCTCCATGCATTTTCCCTCAAAAGGGTGGATGCCCTCTTTTGACCAACGTATGCAAACTTAATCGGCTACTGGAGATTTCTGCTCAGAAGATGAATAATAATACACATATTTTAGCAAAATTATTTATAACATAAGTCTGATTCTATTGTCAAATATAAactattaattaatattaaattaatattgcattaatattagtattaaaataatcaatataaaatattaatcatgGCAATAATCTATTTTGTGTGTCACCTTGACTGGGACAGAGTCTCAGTTATTCAGTCAAACACTAATATAGGTGTTGTTCCGATGATATAATACAGGTGTTATTAAAGCCTGTCATCACTTTTCTCTAGGTCAGGAAGATTGTCCTAGATGAACTTGTTCAGTCTGATTTAATCCTAGCAGAAGAGGAGACGATGGAACTCTATGGTGGACAGCAGATGTAGGACTTCCAAGGAATTCCAGCTTGTCTTTCCTGATGAGCGGCTCCATTGGCTCTGGCTGTGCCTAGCCAGACCTCACAATTGCTGTCACGCCGAGCTCGCAGCACAATAAAGTCATCCTCAGCTCTCCCAAAAATCACAGGTGGGGTGGGGGCTCTGTGATAGGGTGAGAAGCACAAGATCATCTCGACATCAGTGTCCCATTTGAGGAAACAACTAGGAGTGTCCACTTTCATTCCCCAAATGCGTCCATGCATAGAGGACAGCAGGGGCGTCCAGGCAACCGGGAATGAGAAAGATCCCTCAGCCTGCCAGGTCCTCAGGAGCCACAACCTGAGCCACACCTGAGTTCCACGTAATGTATCTGAGGCCTGCGGTTTAGACCACAGGACGCACACCctccattttaagaaaaaaggagaaaagggaagtgtaagaatgaaaaggaaaattgaTTAGCAGAGAAAGGACCAAATGGATGAATTCTGagtcaaatgttcagttttaaAGGATGATGGGATTACTATGAAAACTGTCAGGATTCTAAGGACCCTGGCCCTGGATGGATGAACCTCCCTCTTGGTCCCAATCTGAATCCAAAACCCTGTTCCAATCAGAGATTCCCATGGAGACATCCGCTCTGAGTCTGATTGGAAAACACTTCCCAGGTTCCCCTGGGCTTCCTCGGACTCTGATTCTGGTGACCAGGGAGGGTCATTTCTGCTCCCAAAGTGACACTCAGGCTTCCGTGGTGGTGAGAACGTGTCCTCTTgtcacaaaagcaaagaaacatcGGGGGGAAAAGTGTCACATTCAGAGACATTAAGTGTGAGTACAGAATTGTAAATCTGAAAGGGTCTCTGAGGAAACTTGATGATGAGGCAGCCCCAGATGCTGAGAGAAAGTCAGCCTTTAGCACCACCAGCCCCTGCCACAGAGAACAGCCCAGTTCACAGGGCCCAGGACACCCCCTCGTGGTCTCAGATGCCCTGCAGGGAGGTTTGTGTCTGGGCTCACACTgacttcccctcactgtgtctctcGCACAGTAATACACAGCTGTGTCTTCCGCTCTCAAACTGTTCATTTGCAGATACAGTGAGTTCTTGGCGTTCTCTCTGGAGATGGTGAATCGGCCCTTCACGGAGTCGGCGTACCGTGTGCTACCCCCATCACTATTAATAAGTGAGACCCACTCCAGCCCCTTCCCTGGAGCCTGGCGGACCCAGTGCATCCAGTAGCTACTGAAAGTGAATCCAGAGGCTGCACAGGAGAGTCTCAGGGAGCCCCCAGGCTGTACCAAGCCTCCCCCAGACTCCACCAGCTGCACCTCACACTGGACACCTGCAAACACAGAGACACCCTGGTCAGAAACTGCCACACAAATCCATTGCTTATCTCACTCATGTCCATTCACACTCCATATCTCTAGTTTTCCGTCAATCACCTTCTAAAATAGCAAGAAGGAAAACCCAGCTCAAGCCCAACTCCATGGTGAGTTCTCTGTGCAGTCCTGATCAGCAAGCAGAAGCACCTGGGAATCCCGGGGCTGGGGCTCCTCTCCCACATCTGCAGGGTCAGGGTTTGGCTGCTTTTCATCAGCAGGGGGAGGGCCCTATTTGCATAACTCCTACTATATAGCAAGCTCTGGGATCAGACACCTGAAGAGAGAGCAGGACCCAGAGCAGATGAAAGTGTCCTGAGGAGAAGATGGATGACAACAATGGGATTTGAGAAAATGTGCTTAATATGAAACTGCTGTGATAAAAACTTTGCATTGATCACCTTATTTCAGATTCACCTATGTGTGTAAATTATGTTCTGTAGGAGTCAATGTTCTCTATTTACAGATGTAAAGTAAACCCACACATGGATGGGCTCCGTATGTACCTAAGAGATCATGTCTGGGATGAGTGAGTTCTGGTATCTGGGCCTGCGCTTCTCACCACTGGCCCTGACTCCTCCCTTAGCCAACTGCAGGACAGAGCTGGACATGCCTAGTGTGGTTTGCAGAAGCACTGCCTAATCAAAATATCTGTGATTTTGCTGCACTCTCCTGTTTACCTTAAACTATGGAGAGAACTAGGGTTCAGGTAGATAAATTTTCAGGTATCTCTGATGTTTAAAATACTGGTATCTATCTTTCTGTCACTCCTACATTGTCTAATTTTCAACTTGTCCCcacataataaattttataatatttgactGACAGATTATGAActttacatatttaaagtgtaaaacTGATCATCATTACATAACTATTACCATGATAAAGAAGGTGGACAAGTGAAATTCCCTCAACTTCTTTTCTGTCCTTCTACTTCCTGTTTCTATTTCCttatcctttctccttcccttctgccaaCATATCCCCAGGCAGCTACTAATCTTCTTTATATTACTTTACATCAGTTTtcattttccagaattttaaaaagtagaatcatATACACTCTTATTtgtttggcttattttactcaatTTAAATACTTGATAATTTAATCTTCTTATTGTGTATATTGGTTGTTCTTTTATTATGAATGATGGGTAGTATTCCAGTAAACAAAGTtaccataatttgtttttctattaggCAGCTGATCAATATTTGGATTCTTTTATTACTTTTGGTGTTACTAAAAATTTTGTTATTCAGATTTGAAATGTACATAGacgagaatttcttttttttacaacaacaataaaatcaacAATAACTGTTAAACAGAGAAAATGGACTTTTGCAAATTGTCTTTAATATTTTGGATCACTGAAATTTTAAGACAATCAACAAACCTGAAATCTAGAGAGAGACAAGTTCTTGTAGGGAGAATCAAAGCGAGGGTGTGAGCTGAACTGAGGCAGAGTTCACCAAATGAAATACAGGCTAGTACAagataaaatacactaatatacATTGAAGTGCTTTGAGTGGAGTGTGGTAAGCATGTTTTTAGTGTGAAATTCTCAGGGAACACATACTGAAgagtttttctattcttttgaatGCCTTTCCCTTATAATGAGAATAGTcacaaaatatcttcctttcccaAAGTGTTTGTCTGGGGTGTATCTGAGCCCACACTTCTGAAATGCTTCCAGAGCCAAGTCTCTTAGGCCCACTACAGAACTAAGAAATTACTCAACGGGGCAAACCACCGAAACCAGTATCCTAAAGGCCCTGGTTTAACCCCTGGGGAAATGAGGTGGGAAGACAGATCCCCACCAAAGTTCTACCGGGAAGCAGCTCCCCTCTCTTAGGGAATCAGAGCCTTAGtctgcagggcagggcagggcagcagATCTGGAAGGTGGAGACACCCATGGAGAACACCGGAGCTGTGGGAGGGAACACCTGGAGAAACGGGGGGCTCTACCCCAGGGGAAGGGGAGCTGCCCAGCAAGGCAGAAAGGAACCCCCATGTCAAACTTCGGGGTTccagggagggaaaaggaaacgGCACCACGTTGCAAACCCGGGCAGCAGCCACTGCCCACCCCGCCAAGGGTGCGGGGGTTCCTGGGCCTCGGCAGGCTCTGGACGGCTTCCCAGGCAGCATCCCCAGGGGTCTGCCTCATGGCAGGGCGACCACGGAGGCTGCCACTCCAGACCACTGGCCGGGGTAGTGATCAGCTCTGCCAGGCCTCCCTGAGCACCGGGGCAATGGGGAGAGTCTGTGGAGATGTCACCCCTGCCCTGGACACCGGCCAGGGCCCAGCGAGGATCAGGAGCCCCTGCCCAGGCTGCAAGGAGGGGCAGAGGGAGCTGACGCTCCACGGAGCCGGTGGGAGCCAGGCATATCCATATTTATCTCAGTGGATCTCAGGTTATTTGCACATTCATGGGACAGAGCAATTCATGGAAGGGTCTGGAGTGGGTCTCTGCTATTAGCTGGAGTGGTGGTAGCACATACTATGCAGACTTCGTGAAGGGCCGATTCATAACTCAAGACCTGATCCAGGACAAGAAAGGGAAGATAAATGACACATCAGCCATACAGGAGTGAGATGCTGGTGGTCCAAGTCATAGTCCTGCTGGAGGAAGTGCATGTGCTGCTCCATTTGCAAACTCGTTGTGAACAGAGGtccttttaatgaaaaacaaGCCTCCACAGGACATGCTTTTCACTGTGAACACACGTTTGATTAGCTGCTTTTCACTGTGAACACACATTTGATTAGCATGGAGACCAGCTCTATCATTTCTGGGACCATCACTGTCCATGACCCTGAGCAGGGACTTTGGACTCCTGCTGGCCTCAGGTACCAGCACAGTTCACTGGtgactctgagaaactgattgctGGATGTCCCACGTGAGTGTCCAGCAGGTCCCTCTGAGATCTGCTCAGTGCTCCTAAGACAGTGTCTCCAGTACTTGGTGTCCTGAGATCCCAGGCTCTTCAATAGAAACACTCTTGGTTTACAGATTTGCCCTGTCATGTGTGATTAGAGCTGATTTTCTCATATCACAGACAAGGGGAATGAGATGAAACAACAGTTTGGAATTCTTTAGGAATTTATGTTCCCAAAATAAGTACCAAGTAATTTGTATTTTGAGTAAGTTTGGGTTTTCTTTCCTATTGCATTTATGAGAATTTCGTGAAGTGTTTACATACCTTCAGTTCATATCCATAGATCCTCATCTTTACATATTGATTTCTCACTCACTTGGTCTGTGCACCTGCTGCACTGTCAGATCCACCTCTGTACGGTCACTCACACAATGTAGGCAACATTACTTAACACTGAAATTTAGTTCCTTATTCATAGCAATATGGTGTCTCCAACAATTCTGTACTCATTGAATTAGTAAAATCATTCCCATCTTTCATGTTCTCACTATTAAGATATTTATAATCCTagaaacccactttaaaaaatagttctcATTCCATGTCTTCGGTATTGAATgagaactattttttaaagtggatttctagttataaatatctttgtgaggttgagggagggagagccttaggaaaaatagctaatgcgtGCCGGGCTTAATACCGAAGTTGTTGGTTGATGGGCGCAGCAAACTGCCATGGCAAAcaaatacctatgtaacaaacctgcatatcctgcagactgaccctggaacttaaaataaaaaataaaatagaaaagttctCAGCGCCTTAAGTTGTCTGACTGGTTACGATATAATGGGTTACATAAAGGCAAGTCAGCAACTTGCCTTTGTGTAAAAACTGTTGaactgttttgtttgtgtttgtttgtttgtttttctgataaaCGAAGACACAAACTCTGAGTGGAAACGTCCTCCCAAGCCTCCTGTGCACCCGATCTGGGGCTGGAACCGGTGCCGTGTGGCTCCTGAGCGCCCCCTCCAGCTTGGCTCTTGCCTTGCAAGAAGGTTCCTGTTCCTGTCAGGACTCACAAAGCATTTCCCCCCAGCATCTCCAGTCCAGCATGAGGTGTCCTGGTTTGGAATATTCCTTCAGTAACACCATACATTTTTTATACCATCTCTTGGAACAATCGATTAGCCTTACTAAACCTACTGAACTCTGCAGGGAGACCCAAAGCAAGGATTCTGTGACACAGGAGGGAGCCTCTTCTCTGAAGCTCCAGATGCACCGAATCAGTGAACCCACAATGAATCCGAAAACTTGCAGGAAGTTTTGGAGTGCTTTGTTTCTCCCTTGGGTTCTTGTAGTTGAATGTTGCATCTGAGAGTTTCTGCAGGTGCAGCTACTTTCAGACTAAAGTCAATCTCTATTTACAATTCTAATAACACAACTTTTCCCTTCTTATTAGTGTCTAGCCTAATACAAAGTGCCTCCTACAATGACACTAGGCCCACTAGATTTTTCTCCTAGAAATCTAAAGCAAACAGGATACAAGTGGAGACTTGGGAAGTGCATGcaggagatttttcttcttccctcacaTAGGATAAGATTTTGGAAATGTTCTTCCCCTTAGGAACCTTTGGAGAAGGCTCCTGGTATATTCCTGAATAAATAATCCTCTCCAATTCTGACccatagaaaatgtatttgaattatatcttttaaaatctagagATTTATCGAGGGGAAGTCCAGCAGAATCTACATGTTGGAGCATAAACCAAAAGTACAATCAAAGGTCACCTTGATGTGTTACTGGAGGCAGAATTCTGACCTTATTACATCTACATGGCATGACTGACATAAATGAACTggcaagaaaacagagaaaggacATGGCAGAACGCT
Proteins encoded in this region:
- the LOC103229839 gene encoding uncharacterized protein is translated as MELGLSWVFLLAILEGVQCEVQLVESGGGLVQPGGSLRLSCAASGFTFSSYWMHWVRQAPGKGLEWVSLINSDGGSTRYADSVKGRFTISRENAKNSLYLQMNSLRAEDTAVYYCARDTVRGSQCEPRHKPPCRASETTRGCPGPCELGCSLWQGLVVLKADFLSASGAASSSSFLRDPFRFTILYSHLMSLNVTLFPPMFLCFCDKRTRSHHHGSLSVTLGAEMTLPGHQNQSPRKPRGTWEVFSNQTQSGCLHGNL